From a region of the Planktothrix sp. FACHB-1365 genome:
- the sat gene encoding sulfate adenylyltransferase, with protein MSHHLDAIAPHGGHLINRIATPDQRQEFLDKGEHLPRVQLDERSLSDLELIAIGGFSPLTGFMEQADYKTVVNQMHLSNGLPWSIPITLSVSEEVASTLTEGGLVRLDAPTGEFVGVLELTQKYTYDKETEALNVYRTTDEKHPGVKVVYDQGGVNLAGPVWLLERQPHPYFPNYQIDPADSRAMFREKGWKTIVGFQTRNPIHRAHEYIQKCALETVDGLFLHPLVGATKSDDIPADVRMRCYEILIDHYYPKQRVILAINPAAMRYAGPREAIFHALVRKNYGCTHFIVGRDHAGVGDYYGTYDAQYIFDEFEPGELGITPMMFEHAFYCTVTEGMATSKTSPSTPEQRIHLSGTKVRELLRRGELPPPQFSRPEVANELIKAMKVATEA; from the coding sequence TTGAGTCATCATCTCGACGCCATTGCTCCCCATGGTGGACATTTAATTAACCGAATTGCCACTCCTGACCAACGGCAGGAGTTTTTGGACAAAGGGGAACATTTACCCAGAGTCCAGTTGGATGAGCGCTCGCTCTCTGATTTAGAATTAATTGCTATTGGTGGTTTTAGTCCCCTCACCGGGTTTATGGAACAGGCGGACTATAAAACCGTCGTCAACCAAATGCACTTGAGTAATGGTTTGCCTTGGTCAATTCCCATTACTCTATCGGTTTCTGAAGAGGTAGCCTCAACCCTGACTGAAGGGGGTTTAGTTCGTTTAGATGCCCCGACGGGGGAATTTGTGGGTGTTTTGGAACTCACCCAAAAATATACCTATGATAAGGAAACCGAAGCTCTCAACGTTTATCGCACCACAGACGAAAAACATCCAGGGGTGAAAGTTGTTTATGATCAAGGGGGCGTTAATCTCGCTGGCCCAGTATGGTTATTAGAACGTCAACCCCATCCCTACTTCCCGAACTATCAAATTGACCCCGCAGACTCACGGGCAATGTTTCGAGAAAAAGGATGGAAAACCATTGTGGGATTTCAAACTCGAAACCCTATCCATCGGGCCCATGAATATATTCAAAAATGTGCCTTAGAAACCGTTGATGGATTATTTTTGCATCCTTTAGTGGGAGCTACCAAATCCGATGATATTCCGGCAGATGTACGGATGCGGTGTTATGAAATTTTGATTGACCATTACTATCCAAAACAACGGGTTATTTTAGCAATTAATCCCGCCGCTATGCGCTATGCAGGCCCCCGTGAAGCGATTTTCCATGCCCTAGTGCGGAAAAATTATGGCTGTACTCACTTTATTGTGGGTCGAGATCATGCCGGGGTTGGGGATTATTATGGAACTTACGATGCTCAATATATTTTCGATGAGTTTGAACCTGGGGAATTAGGTATTACTCCGATGATGTTTGAACACGCTTTTTATTGTACTGTGACTGAAGGGATGGCTACCAGCAAAACCAGTCCCAGTACCCCAGAACAGCGCATTCATTTATCAGGAACTAAGGTGCGAGAATTACTGCGTCGTGGTGAACTTCCACCCCCGCAATTTTCTCGCCCTGAAGTTGCCAATGAACTGATTAAAGCAATGAAGGTGGCAACGGAAGCATAA
- a CDS encoding caspase family protein, with product MGLKRREFLQQAGLLLAALGIQGGLYERSYQALAQPTRRKLALLVGINQYPSGNRIEEPLQGCLTDVELQRNLLMYKFGFQPDDILTLTNEAATRNQIESAFISHLIEQAQMGDVVLFHFSGYGSCIPRNDLVSNQPQIQYSYLPVDAEVSEQETVNDILEDTLWLLLRSLPTSEVITVLDTSFIYPGHHQQGTLKIRAASSPTTLEINPTELDLQQQLLSRFNLSQEELEYRKPGQLPGLVLAASKPSQVATEGRWDGFNAGLFTYTLTQAFWGASPFPNLTAQIRRVAGEVEQIVGPCQQPQLRRSLNPAQAESDVSLGSLWVPALPVDGVITGVEENGKTAQVSLTGLPTFVLDSLGLNTILTIISESNYLENPVYLQLRSRAGLKAKAQIKNTDLNLPFGLEVGQKLQEFIRILPRQINLKIALDPQLNRIERVDATSAFSGFSRMTIVASDQPADYLLSRVTDTTIAQALNTPLSPIFQGRYGLFSKGSVLIPDTIGEGGEAVKVAVHRLIPQLKTRLAIKLLRLTENERSLQLKVRATLNLLAPQSQVLIKRETTGILNKINRENAQSVNSISTLSPSFMSASENQGIVTVSVGSRLQYQLQNQGEFPVYFLLFYVNSEGQTYLFHSGFDPQQQQIAPGKSMSVPPATVYSGNSSTEIIGELVKSPAGLAETQVILSQNPFVETLTILDKSIKKSEGLLKFNLISNPLDIADAILQDLNRGSQQSLDKMGVITDDLALDINSWATFNFVYRVVG from the coding sequence ATGGGATTAAAACGACGGGAATTTTTACAACAAGCTGGCTTACTGCTGGCGGCGCTGGGGATTCAGGGAGGACTTTATGAGCGTTCCTATCAAGCCTTAGCACAGCCAACCCGAAGAAAGTTAGCTTTATTGGTGGGAATTAATCAATATCCCAGTGGAAATCGAATTGAAGAACCGTTGCAAGGTTGTTTAACGGATGTGGAATTGCAACGCAATTTATTAATGTATAAATTTGGGTTTCAACCCGATGATATTCTCACGTTAACCAACGAAGCTGCAACTCGTAACCAAATTGAATCTGCTTTTATTTCCCATTTAATTGAACAAGCTCAAATGGGGGATGTGGTACTGTTTCATTTTAGTGGTTATGGCAGTTGTATTCCCCGTAATGATCTTGTTTCTAATCAGCCTCAAATTCAATATTCTTATCTGCCTGTTGATGCCGAAGTATCAGAACAGGAAACGGTTAATGATATTTTAGAAGATACGTTATGGTTATTATTGCGATCGCTACCGACCTCTGAAGTCATTACGGTTTTAGATACAAGTTTTATTTATCCTGGACATCATCAACAAGGGACGCTTAAAATTCGTGCCGCCTCAAGTCCAACAACCTTGGAAATTAATCCCACAGAACTGGATTTACAACAGCAATTGTTATCTCGTTTCAACCTTTCACAAGAAGAATTAGAATACCGAAAACCGGGTCAATTACCCGGATTAGTCTTAGCCGCATCTAAACCGTCCCAAGTCGCCACAGAAGGCCGATGGGATGGCTTTAATGCCGGATTATTTACCTATACTTTAACCCAAGCTTTTTGGGGTGCAAGCCCCTTCCCGAATTTAACGGCCCAAATCCGCCGAGTGGCGGGAGAAGTTGAACAAATCGTTGGGCCGTGTCAGCAACCTCAACTCCGCAGAAGCTTAAATCCTGCTCAAGCTGAATCAGATGTTTCTCTAGGGAGTTTGTGGGTTCCCGCTTTACCTGTTGATGGGGTAATAACGGGGGTTGAAGAGAATGGGAAAACCGCTCAAGTTTCATTAACAGGGCTACCAACGTTTGTATTAGATTCATTGGGTTTAAATACAATATTAACGATTATTTCAGAGTCTAATTATTTAGAAAATCCGGTTTATTTACAACTGCGTTCTCGCGCGGGATTAAAAGCAAAAGCGCAGATAAAAAACACGGATTTAAACTTACCTTTTGGGTTGGAAGTTGGGCAAAAACTACAAGAATTTATTCGAATTTTACCGAGGCAAATTAATTTAAAAATCGCCTTAGATCCTCAATTAAATCGAATTGAACGGGTGGATGCGACCAGTGCATTTTCGGGGTTTTCTCGGATGACAATTGTAGCGAGTGATCAACCTGCGGATTATTTACTCAGTCGCGTTACGGATACGACCATCGCCCAAGCTTTAAATACTCCCTTATCGCCGATTTTTCAAGGACGTTATGGCTTATTCTCCAAGGGTTCAGTGTTGATTCCCGATACCATTGGTGAAGGAGGAGAGGCGGTAAAAGTGGCGGTACATCGGTTAATTCCCCAACTCAAAACCCGTTTAGCCATTAAGTTATTACGATTAACAGAAAATGAACGCTCTTTGCAGTTAAAAGTGAGAGCAACTTTAAATTTATTAGCCCCTCAATCTCAAGTTTTAATTAAACGGGAAACAACTGGAATTTTAAACAAAATTAATCGAGAAAATGCTCAATCTGTTAATTCTATTTCAACTTTAAGCCCATCTTTTATGTCGGCTTCCGAAAATCAAGGAATTGTGACAGTTTCTGTAGGGAGTCGTTTACAATATCAACTGCAAAATCAGGGAGAGTTTCCCGTTTATTTTCTACTGTTTTATGTTAATAGTGAAGGACAAACCTATCTATTTCATTCAGGTTTTGATCCTCAGCAACAACAAATTGCACCGGGTAAATCTATGAGTGTCCCTCCCGCTACAGTTTACAGTGGTAACTCTTCTACGGAAATTATCGGAGAACTGGTTAAAAGTCCAGCCGGATTAGCAGAAACCCAGGTGATTTTAAGCCAAAATCCCTTTGTGGAAACCTTAACAATTTTAGATAAAAGCATTAAAAAAAGTGAGGGATTATTGAAGTTCAACTTAATCTCAAATCCTTTAGATATTGCTGATGCCATTTTACAAGATTTGAATCGAGGCAGTCAACAAAGTTTAGACAAAATGGGAGTGATTACGGATGATTTGGCTTTAGATATTAATAGCTGGGCAACGTTTAATTTTGTTTATCGGGTTGTGGGATAA
- a CDS encoding elongation factor G, whose amino-acid sequence MPETITNCRNIAIVGPYLSGKTALLESILSVTGVTTRKGTAKDGNRVGDSSPEARDRNMSVEVNAACTEYGGIRFTFLDCPGSVEFAQETYNALIGTGLAIVVCEPDPGRILTLSPLFKFLDDWEIPHLVFINKMDRVCTDEERCVTSFSELLNALKAVSTRPIIPQQYPIGNGEQLVGFIDLITEQAYHYHPGAPSDPVPLPESLKEAEHAARQAMLEELANFDDHLLEELLEEIEPPQDEIVKDLKMELGADLIVPVLIGVAEQDHGVRALLDALVREAPEPAITAERRGLKSSEGWPIAQVLKTYYTPQGGKLSLVRVWQGKLTEGQTLNGVRPGGMYRLMGQQTQSVQVAKTGDIVALARMEGIQTGDTLTTELNQLKNPLPKATLLPAVYGWAITPENRKDEVKISAALSKMLDEDPSLSWEQNGDTHEIILWGQGQIHLQVTLDRLRRKYNLPMVTHLPRIPYKETIRKNTNSHGRYKHQSGGHGQFGDVYLDIKPQPRGEGFNFDERIVGGVVPRQYIPGVEIGVREYLSQGPLGFPVVDVAVTLTNGSYHSVDSSEQAFKQAARLAMQSGMEKCEPVLLEPITSVEICAPSDFTSQMFQLITGRRGQILGYEAMSDWKGWDKISAYIPQAEMQDLIVELRSLTLGVGYFNWQFDHLQEVPEKLTERILATSNGNGNSKS is encoded by the coding sequence ATGCCAGAAACTATCACAAACTGCCGTAATATCGCCATTGTTGGCCCCTATTTAAGTGGGAAAACCGCACTTTTAGAAAGTATTTTGTCCGTGACAGGAGTAACCACTCGCAAAGGAACGGCAAAAGATGGTAACAGGGTTGGGGACAGTTCCCCAGAAGCCCGCGATCGCAATATGAGTGTAGAAGTTAATGCCGCCTGTACCGAATATGGCGGCATTCGCTTTACATTTTTAGACTGTCCGGGGTCTGTAGAATTTGCCCAAGAAACCTATAATGCTTTAATCGGAACGGGGTTAGCCATTGTCGTCTGTGAACCTGATCCCGGCCGGATTTTAACCTTATCTCCCCTGTTCAAATTCTTGGATGACTGGGAAATTCCCCATCTCGTTTTTATTAATAAAATGGATCGGGTTTGTACCGATGAGGAACGTTGTGTTACCAGTTTTAGCGAACTCTTGAATGCTTTAAAAGCGGTTTCCACTCGTCCTATTATTCCTCAACAATATCCCATTGGCAACGGTGAACAATTGGTCGGTTTTATCGATTTAATTACCGAACAAGCCTATCATTATCATCCCGGCGCTCCCTCTGATCCTGTACCCCTTCCCGAATCTCTCAAGGAAGCTGAACACGCTGCCCGTCAAGCGATGTTAGAGGAGTTAGCCAATTTTGACGATCATCTATTAGAAGAATTATTAGAAGAAATTGAACCGCCTCAAGATGAAATTGTCAAAGATTTAAAAATGGAATTAGGAGCGGATTTAATTGTACCTGTATTAATTGGGGTAGCGGAACAAGATCATGGGGTACGGGCATTATTGGATGCTTTAGTTCGAGAAGCACCGGAACCCGCCATTACCGCAGAACGACGGGGGCTGAAATCTTCCGAAGGATGGCCCATTGCCCAAGTGCTGAAAACCTATTACACCCCCCAAGGCGGTAAACTGTCCCTGGTGAGGGTTTGGCAGGGTAAACTCACCGAAGGCCAGACCTTAAATGGGGTACGACCGGGGGGAATGTATCGGCTGATGGGACAACAAACCCAAAGCGTACAAGTGGCAAAAACCGGGGATATTGTGGCTTTGGCGCGGATGGAAGGCATTCAAACCGGAGATACCTTAACAACGGAACTTAATCAATTAAAAAATCCGTTACCGAAAGCAACTTTATTACCGGCGGTTTATGGCTGGGCAATTACCCCGGAAAACCGCAAAGATGAAGTTAAAATTAGTGCGGCTTTATCTAAAATGTTAGATGAAGATCCCTCGTTAAGTTGGGAACAAAATGGAGATACCCATGAAATTATTTTATGGGGTCAAGGTCAAATTCATTTGCAAGTGACGTTAGATCGGTTACGGCGTAAATATAATTTACCGATGGTCACTCATTTGCCTCGGATTCCTTATAAAGAAACCATTCGCAAAAATACAAATTCTCACGGTCGTTATAAACATCAAAGTGGCGGTCATGGACAGTTTGGAGATGTGTATTTAGATATTAAACCTCAACCCCGTGGGGAAGGGTTTAATTTTGATGAAAGGATTGTGGGGGGTGTGGTTCCTCGTCAATATATTCCGGGTGTTGAAATTGGGGTGCGAGAATATTTAAGCCAGGGGCCTTTAGGGTTCCCCGTTGTTGATGTGGCGGTAACATTAACTAATGGTTCCTATCATTCTGTGGATAGTTCCGAACAAGCTTTTAAACAAGCAGCTCGGTTAGCCATGCAGTCAGGAATGGAAAAATGCGAACCCGTTTTATTAGAACCGATTACTTCTGTTGAAATTTGTGCACCCAGCGATTTTACCTCCCAAATGTTTCAGTTAATTACCGGGCGTCGGGGGCAAATTTTAGGCTATGAAGCTATGTCAGACTGGAAAGGATGGGATAAAATTTCTGCCTATATTCCCCAGGCGGAAATGCAGGATTTAATTGTAGAATTGCGTTCTTTAACGTTAGGAGTAGGTTATTTCAATTGGCAATTCGATCATTTACAAGAAGTTCCTGAAAAGTTAACGGAACGGATTTTAGCAACGAGTAACGGGAATGGTAATAGTAAATCCTAA